From the Flavobacterium galactosidilyticum genome, one window contains:
- the pruA gene encoding L-glutamate gamma-semialdehyde dehydrogenase, which yields MLKGFFHVPKAVNEPVKSYAPNSPERAAVLAAYKEMWNATIDVPLYIGSEEIRTGNTKTMSAPHDHQHIVGTYHLAEKSHIEGAIATALKTRTAWTKMAWEQRAGIFLKAAELIAGPYRAKINAATMIAQSKSIYQAEIDASCELIDFLRFNVEYMTQIYSEQPKSNSDMWNRVEYRALEGFVYAITPFNFTAIAGNLPASAALMGNVVVWKPAATQVYSANLLMQIFKEAGLPDGVINMVMGDSGMVTETLLASPDFAGVHFTGSTGVFNDIWAKIGTNISKYKTYPRIVGETGGKDFIIAHPSANPKQVTTGISRGAFEYQGQKCSAASRVYIPQSLWPAVKVQLETDLKSMKMGSPEDMSNFITAVISEASFDKLAKFIDQAKKDTDAEVIIGGNYDKSKGYFIEPTVILTTNPKYTTMETELFGPVVTIYVYEDAKWAETLELVDTTSEYALTGAVFSQDRYAIEEATVKLQNAAGNFYINDKPTGAVVGMQPFGGARGSGTNDKAGSMQNLLRWTSARTIKETFVTPVDYRYPFLGE from the coding sequence ATGTTAAAAGGATTTTTTCATGTACCTAAAGCGGTAAACGAGCCTGTAAAAAGCTACGCACCTAACTCACCAGAAAGAGCAGCTGTACTTGCAGCTTACAAAGAAATGTGGAACGCTACTATAGATGTACCTCTTTACATTGGAAGCGAAGAAATTAGAACTGGAAACACTAAAACAATGTCAGCGCCTCACGATCACCAACACATCGTAGGAACCTATCATCTAGCTGAAAAATCACATATCGAAGGAGCTATTGCTACAGCGCTAAAAACTAGAACAGCTTGGACAAAAATGGCATGGGAACAACGTGCTGGAATTTTCTTAAAAGCAGCTGAATTAATTGCTGGGCCTTATAGAGCTAAAATAAATGCCGCAACAATGATTGCACAATCTAAGTCTATTTATCAGGCAGAAATTGATGCTTCTTGTGAATTAATTGACTTTTTACGTTTCAACGTAGAGTACATGACCCAAATTTATAGCGAGCAACCAAAATCTAATTCAGACATGTGGAATCGTGTTGAATACAGAGCATTAGAAGGTTTTGTATATGCTATTACTCCATTTAACTTTACTGCTATTGCTGGGAATTTACCTGCAAGTGCAGCATTAATGGGGAATGTAGTAGTTTGGAAACCGGCAGCAACTCAAGTATATTCAGCTAACTTATTGATGCAAATCTTTAAAGAAGCAGGATTACCTGATGGTGTAATCAATATGGTAATGGGAGATTCAGGAATGGTAACGGAAACGTTATTAGCAAGTCCAGATTTCGCAGGAGTTCACTTTACGGGTTCAACAGGAGTATTCAATGATATTTGGGCAAAAATTGGTACAAACATCAGCAAATACAAAACATATCCAAGAATTGTAGGAGAAACAGGTGGAAAAGATTTTATTATCGCACATCCATCAGCTAACCCAAAACAGGTAACTACAGGAATTTCTCGCGGTGCTTTTGAGTACCAAGGTCAAAAATGTAGTGCTGCTTCTCGTGTATATATTCCGCAAAGCTTGTGGCCAGCTGTGAAAGTGCAATTAGAAACCGATTTAAAATCGATGAAAATGGGTTCTCCAGAAGACATGAGTAACTTTATTACTGCTGTTATTTCTGAAGCTTCATTCGACAAATTAGCAAAATTTATTGACCAAGCTAAAAAAGATACTGATGCTGAAGTAATCATTGGTGGAAACTATGATAAATCTAAAGGATATTTCATTGAACCAACCGTTATTTTGACAACAAACCCTAAATACACTACAATGGAAACGGAATTATTCGGACCTGTAGTAACCATTTATGTATATGAAGATGCTAAATGGGCAGAGACTTTAGAACTAGTAGATACTACTTCTGAGTACGCTTTAACCGGCGCTGTTTTCAGTCAAGATCGTTACGCAATTGAAGAAGCTACAGTAAAATTGCAAAATGCTGCAGGGAACTTCTACATCAATGATAAACCAACTGGAGCAGTTGTAGGAATGCAACCATTTGGTGGGGCAAGAGGATCAGGAACAAATGATAAAGCTGGTTCTATGCAAAACTTATTGCGTTGGACTTCTGCAAGAACTATAAAAGAAACTTTTGTAACTCCAGTAGATTACAGATACCCTTTTTTAGGAGAGTAA
- the apaG gene encoding Co2+/Mg2+ efflux protein ApaG: protein MVSQITRGIKISVLTSFEGTYFKNYKIHFAFSYQITIENHSKDSVQLISRHWEIFDSLNDIETIDGEGVIGKKPVLKPGELHTYISGCLLASPYGAMKGHFNMINFTSTRNFKVIVPSFRLCAPFALN, encoded by the coding sequence ATGGTTTCTCAAATAACACGAGGCATAAAAATATCAGTACTGACTAGTTTTGAAGGAACCTACTTCAAAAACTACAAGATTCACTTTGCCTTTAGTTATCAAATAACTATTGAAAACCACAGTAAAGATTCCGTGCAACTTATTTCTCGCCATTGGGAAATTTTTGACTCTCTTAACGACATAGAAACCATTGACGGAGAAGGAGTTATAGGAAAAAAACCAGTATTAAAACCTGGAGAACTACATACCTACATCTCTGGTTGCTTGCTAGCATCGCCTTATGGTGCTATGAAAGGCCATTTTAACATGATTAATTTCACCTCCACTAGAAACTTTAAAGTAATAGTGCCCTCTTTTAGATTGTGCGCTCCGTTTGCCTTAAACTAG